Proteins encoded together in one Triticum dicoccoides isolate Atlit2015 ecotype Zavitan chromosome 7B, WEW_v2.0, whole genome shotgun sequence window:
- the LOC119335294 gene encoding uncharacterized protein LOC119335294 has product MAVKLTLPPAELLSQVAKLGSLLTLLLLALLLPAFLRVAYGYLLFNGIVLVLGIQAFVGSTTSIADESSSTGQAVAPVGVTASPFQMAGSVRPDDRMAVADNDRVVVPALASNIIELKIKTKEVVLKVLKKCPSTAIIFFLSVLNGSQAGGEEKIRQEEEEDCEVEVDGYVTMSRQELFANTERFIGNFRKELRMQRQ; this is encoded by the coding sequence ATGGCGGTCAAGCTCACGCTACCACCGGCAGAACTGCTCTCCCAGGTGGCCAAGCTAGGctccctcctcaccctcctccttctCGCGCTGCTGCTGCCCGCCTTCCTCAGGGTCGCCTACGGCTACCTCCTCTTCAACGGCATCGTCCTCGTACTCGGCATCCAGGCCTTCGTCGGCAGCACAACTTCCATCGCCGACGAGTCCTCGAGTACCGGTCAGGCTGTTGCGCCTGTCGGTGTCACGGCCTCGCCGTTCCAGATGGCTGGATCAGTCCGTCCGGACGACCGAATGGCGGTTGCTGATAATGATCGTGTGGTGGTTCCTGCCTTGGCGAGTAATATAATCGAGCTGAAGATCAAGACCAAGGAGGTGGTGCTGAAGGTGTTGAAGAAGTGCCCGTCGACGGCGATCATCTTCTTCCTCAGCGTGCTGAACGGCAGCCAAGCCGGTGGCGAGGAAAAGATAcggcaagaggaggaagaagactgtgAAGTCGAGGTGGATGGTTACGTGACGATGAGTCGGCAGGAGCTTTTCGCCAACACGGAGAGGTTCATCGGCAATTTCCGCAAGGAGCTCAGGATGCAGAGACAGTAG